The Flavobacteriales bacterium genome has a window encoding:
- a CDS encoding Rrf2 family transcriptional regulator produces the protein MFSKACEYGIRATLYVAQQSAEGKRVSLKEISSSISSPEAFTAKILQQLARNGVLRSTKGLHGGFDVDDQQMHSVKLSQIVDAIDGDAIYNGCGLGLEKCNAKKPCPLHDQFMVIRNELKQMLESTTLDQLTTDLVDGITCLKR, from the coding sequence ATGTTTTCTAAGGCATGTGAATATGGTATTCGGGCAACGCTTTACGTTGCGCAGCAATCTGCCGAAGGCAAACGGGTCAGTTTAAAGGAAATCAGTTCCAGTATTAGCTCGCCAGAAGCATTCACAGCCAAAATTCTGCAACAACTGGCCCGTAATGGCGTGTTGCGCTCCACCAAAGGTTTGCATGGCGGTTTTGATGTGGATGACCAACAGATGCATTCTGTAAAGCTCAGTCAGATTGTTGATGCAATTGATGGAGATGCGATTTACAATGGCTGTGGACTTGGTTTGGAAAAATGTAATGCGAAAAAGCCATGCCCACTTCACGATCAGTTCATGGTAATTCGCAATGAGCTGAAGCAGATGCTGGAGAGCACTACTCTCGATCAACTTACAACAGATCTTGTGGATGGCATCACCTGCCTCAAACGCTAA
- a CDS encoding ABC transporter permease, whose translation MFRIMTYSFFDLMRSRWTFVYFGFYLLLGMALLFLNNDVSKAIITMMNIIVVLTPLIGTIFGVMYYYNSKEFTELLLAQPLKRSTIFLGQYFGLALSLAGSLVFGLGIPFAIYGVVGSGSLVSFLLLLIVGALLTFIFVALAYNIGLANDNKIKGFGLAILLWLFLAVVYDGMFLISLVMFDDYPIDKFSLIASMLNPIDLSRILIILKLDISVLLGYTGAVFQKFFGTSFGMLASFGLLFIWCAAPVALIVRKAKRKDF comes from the coding sequence ATGTTTAGGATCATGACATACAGCTTTTTCGACCTGATGCGCAGCCGCTGGACGTTCGTGTATTTCGGGTTCTACCTGCTGCTGGGCATGGCGCTGCTGTTCCTGAACAATGACGTGTCGAAAGCGATCATCACCATGATGAACATCATCGTGGTGCTCACTCCGCTCATCGGCACCATTTTCGGGGTGATGTACTATTACAATTCCAAGGAATTCACCGAGTTGTTGCTCGCGCAGCCGCTTAAACGCAGCACCATCTTTCTCGGGCAATATTTCGGGTTGGCGTTATCTCTTGCTGGCAGCCTTGTTTTCGGATTGGGCATTCCATTTGCCATTTATGGCGTGGTCGGTTCGGGTTCGTTGGTCAGTTTTCTGCTGCTGCTGATCGTTGGCGCACTGCTCACATTCATCTTCGTGGCGTTGGCCTACAATATCGGTCTGGCCAACGACAACAAGATCAAAGGTTTCGGGCTGGCCATTCTCCTTTGGCTTTTCCTGGCCGTGGTTTACGATGGCATGTTCCTCATTTCGCTGGTCATGTTCGATGATTATCCCATCGACAAATTCTCACTCATTGCCAGCATGCTCAACCCAATAGATCTTTCAAGGATTCTCATCATCCTCAAACTCGATATTTCTGTGTTGCTCGGTTACACGGGCGCGGTCTTCCAGAAATTCTTCGGTACATCCTTCGGAATGTTGGCGAGTTTCGGGCTGTTGTTCATCTGGTGTGCCGCGCCTGTAGCACTTATCGTTCGCAAAGCGAAACGGAAGGATTTTTAA
- a CDS encoding ATP-binding cassette domain-containing protein codes for MIRVEALHKSFGKLTVLDGLDLTIDAGGIFVILGPNGSGKTTLIKSILGMVVPNKGSISIDGKPILKEWQYRGNIDYLPQIANFPSNLTVSELLKLVKQLRDTSTRDEELIHLFGLEPFLQKKLGNLSGGTKQKVNIVLTFMFNSNLIILDEPTSGLDPIALLHLKELILKEKEAGKTILITTHIMSFVEEMADEVVFLLDGRIYFKGSVAALQEKTEQQDLEHAIAKILKNEHVDG; via the coding sequence ATGATTCGCGTTGAAGCATTGCATAAATCGTTCGGCAAACTGACCGTGCTCGATGGCCTTGACCTGACCATTGATGCAGGTGGCATTTTCGTCATACTCGGTCCTAACGGTTCGGGAAAGACCACGCTCATCAAAAGCATTCTTGGAATGGTGGTGCCCAATAAGGGAAGTATTTCAATTGACGGAAAGCCTATCTTGAAAGAATGGCAATACCGTGGCAACATCGACTACCTGCCTCAGATCGCCAATTTCCCGTCCAATCTTACGGTTTCCGAGTTGCTGAAACTGGTCAAGCAGCTGCGGGATACTTCAACCCGCGATGAAGAACTGATCCACCTGTTCGGGCTGGAGCCTTTTCTGCAAAAGAAACTCGGCAACCTTTCGGGCGGCACCAAGCAGAAAGTGAATATCGTGCTCACATTCATGTTCAACAGCAACCTCATCATTTTGGATGAGCCGACATCAGGTCTCGACCCAATAGCGTTGCTTCACCTCAAAGAACTCATCCTCAAAGAGAAGGAAGCGGGCAAGACCATTCTCATTACTACGCACATCATGAGTTTTGTGGAAGAAATGGCCGATGAGGTGGTTTTTCTGTTGGACGGCCGCATCTACTTTAAAGGTTCTGTGGCCGCGTTGCAGGAGAAGACCGAGCAGCAGGACCTGGAGCACGCCATTGCCAAAATCCTTAAGAACGAGCATGTTGATGGATAA
- the nosD gene encoding nitrous oxide reductase family maturation protein NosD, protein MFRAILILSLLPMVCLGKMINVCPSCQYTSIQQAIYVADSGDVVRVKTGTYAEHDITIDRPISLKADGDVTIDGEQRSYIIKVASDHVSISGFKLENVGVSFTKDFAAIYLHRIHHFTIENCVLEAAFFGILVEKSGNGLIRNNTVNGVGTEEVNSGNGIHLWNCDNIRIDNNHLFHLRDGIYFEFVKESTITNNLSEHNFRYGLHFMFSNHDVYTDNTFHDNGAGVAVMFSKFIEMRRNKFIKNWGSASYGLLLKEIYDAEIIDNDFIENTIAINAEGSTRVNYRNNTLKANGWAVKIAGACYANIFEANNFSSNAFDVSYNSQLNDNRFTGNYWSEYTGYDLDKDGTGDVPYRPVKLFSYIVNRTPETIVLLRSLFVDIINFSEKVSPVFTPDELVDNSPKMRLIP, encoded by the coding sequence ATGTTCCGCGCCATCCTCATATTGTCCCTGTTGCCCATGGTGTGTCTTGGAAAGATGATCAATGTCTGTCCGTCCTGTCAATACACATCCATCCAACAGGCCATTTATGTGGCCGACAGTGGCGATGTGGTGCGGGTGAAAACGGGAACTTATGCCGAGCACGACATCACCATTGACCGTCCCATTTCGCTGAAAGCAGATGGCGATGTGACCATTGATGGCGAGCAGCGATCATACATCATCAAAGTGGCAAGCGACCATGTTTCCATTTCAGGATTCAAACTGGAGAATGTCGGTGTCAGCTTCACGAAGGATTTTGCTGCCATTTACCTGCACAGAATCCATCACTTTACCATTGAAAACTGTGTACTCGAAGCCGCATTTTTCGGCATTCTTGTGGAGAAATCGGGCAACGGCCTGATCCGAAACAACACGGTGAATGGTGTCGGGACAGAAGAAGTGAACTCTGGCAACGGCATTCACCTTTGGAACTGCGACAACATCCGCATTGACAACAACCACCTGTTCCACCTGCGTGACGGTATCTATTTCGAATTTGTGAAAGAGAGCACCATCACCAACAACCTCAGCGAGCACAATTTTCGGTACGGGCTGCATTTCATGTTCAGCAACCATGATGTCTATACTGACAACACATTCCACGACAATGGCGCGGGCGTGGCGGTCATGTTCAGCAAGTTCATTGAGATGAGGCGCAACAAATTCATCAAGAACTGGGGATCCGCGTCCTACGGTCTGCTGCTGAAGGAGATCTATGATGCAGAGATCATTGACAACGATTTCATTGAGAATACGATCGCCATCAATGCCGAAGGATCCACACGGGTCAATTATCGGAACAACACGCTGAAGGCAAACGGTTGGGCAGTAAAGATCGCGGGGGCTTGCTACGCCAACATTTTTGAGGCCAATAATTTCAGTTCGAATGCCTTTGATGTTTCCTACAACAGCCAGTTGAACGACAACCGTTTTACGGGCAATTATTGGAGCGAGTACACAGGTTACGACCTCGATAAGGATGGAACGGGCGATGTACCCTACCGGCCTGTAAAGCTGTTCTCCTACATCGTGAACCGCACCCCGGAGACCATCGTTTTGCTACGAAGCCTTTTCGTGGACATCATCAATTTTTCGGAAAAGGTCTCGCCTGTCTTTACGCCAGATGAATTGGTTGACAATTCGCCCAAAATGAGATTGATACCATGA
- the nosZ gene encoding Sec-dependent nitrous-oxide reductase, giving the protein MKKTIFSITAVAISTTMLISCGGAKKGGDSGGALSGKNAEKVYVAPGEYDEFYAFISGGFSGQLSVYGLPSGRLFKVIPVFSQDAEKAYGYNEETKPMLNTSYGFIPWDDAHHPDLSQTKGVIDGRWCFINGNNTPRIARIDLKTFETTEIIEIPNCAGNHSSSYVTDNTEYVIAGTRFSVPVPQKDMPISEYKGNFKGMLSFLKVDQETGEMDLSFQIMMPGFDYDKAHPGRGKSHGWFFFTTYNSEEAASLLEVNASQNDKDFIAAVNWKKAEEYIKEGKFKTMPAKYAHNIYDEGTQMATSTMEKDVKVLDPAECPGLVYFLPTPKSPHGCDVDPTGEYIVGSGKLSANVTAHSFTKMLDAIKNEKFSGEAYGIPIINFEDVLGGTVVQPGLGPLHTEFDNNGYGYTTFFISSEVVKWKVGTWEVVDRKPTYYSPGHLMIPGGNSQKPWGKYLLAMNKITKDRYLPTGPELCQSAQLYDITGEKMELLSDFPTIGEPHYAAGCPAELIQPNQQKIYKLEDNKHPYAAKSEKESRVERNGKDVHIYLTTIRSHFAPDNIEGVKVGDKVYFHVTNLEQDYDVPHGFAMIGANNSELLIMPGQTETLVWEPKQVGVWPFYCTDFCSALHQEMQGYIRVSPAGSSTALSWSLDGE; this is encoded by the coding sequence ATGAAAAAGACGATCTTTTCAATAACGGCCGTGGCCATCAGCACCACGATGCTGATAAGTTGCGGAGGTGCAAAGAAAGGCGGTGACTCAGGTGGAGCGCTATCTGGCAAGAATGCCGAAAAAGTGTACGTGGCACCAGGCGAATACGATGAGTTCTATGCCTTCATATCAGGAGGATTCAGCGGTCAACTTTCGGTCTATGGACTTCCTTCCGGCCGACTTTTCAAGGTGATCCCGGTGTTCTCGCAGGATGCGGAGAAGGCCTATGGATACAACGAGGAAACCAAGCCTATGCTCAATACATCATACGGTTTCATTCCATGGGATGACGCTCACCATCCGGATCTTTCGCAGACCAAAGGAGTGATTGATGGACGCTGGTGTTTCATTAATGGAAACAACACGCCACGTATTGCACGCATCGATCTGAAAACGTTCGAAACCACCGAGATCATTGAGATTCCCAACTGTGCGGGAAACCACAGTTCATCCTACGTGACGGACAATACGGAATATGTGATCGCTGGAACACGTTTCTCGGTTCCCGTTCCTCAGAAGGACATGCCGATCAGCGAATACAAGGGCAACTTTAAGGGAATGCTCTCTTTCTTGAAAGTGGATCAGGAAACAGGTGAGATGGATCTTTCATTCCAGATAATGATGCCGGGATTCGATTACGACAAAGCACATCCTGGTCGTGGAAAATCGCACGGTTGGTTCTTCTTCACCACCTACAACTCTGAAGAGGCTGCAAGTCTGCTGGAGGTCAACGCGTCTCAGAACGACAAGGATTTCATTGCAGCGGTGAACTGGAAAAAGGCCGAGGAATACATCAAGGAGGGCAAGTTCAAGACCATGCCCGCCAAGTATGCCCACAACATCTATGATGAGGGAACACAGATGGCCACATCGACCATGGAGAAAGATGTCAAGGTGCTGGATCCTGCCGAATGTCCGGGACTGGTCTATTTCCTTCCCACCCCGAAATCACCGCACGGTTGTGATGTGGATCCCACAGGAGAATACATCGTGGGTAGCGGAAAGCTCTCTGCCAATGTTACGGCACACTCATTCACCAAAATGCTGGATGCCATCAAGAACGAGAAGTTCAGTGGTGAAGCCTACGGCATTCCCATCATCAACTTTGAGGATGTGCTTGGTGGCACCGTTGTGCAGCCTGGTCTCGGGCCATTGCACACCGAGTTTGACAATAACGGATATGGATATACCACGTTCTTCATCTCGTCTGAGGTTGTCAAATGGAAAGTTGGAACTTGGGAAGTGGTGGACCGAAAGCCGACCTATTATTCTCCTGGTCACCTGATGATTCCTGGCGGCAACTCGCAAAAACCATGGGGCAAGTATCTGTTGGCCATGAACAAGATCACAAAAGACCGTTATCTGCCCACGGGTCCAGAACTCTGTCAGTCTGCCCAATTGTATGACATTACTGGCGAGAAGATGGAGCTGCTGAGCGACTTCCCCACCATCGGTGAGCCACACTACGCAGCGGGCTGCCCTGCCGAACTCATCCAACCAAACCAACAGAAGATCTACAAGTTGGAAGACAACAAGCATCCTTATGCCGCTAAAAGCGAGAAGGAATCGAGAGTGGAGCGAAATGGCAAGGATGTACACATTTACCTGACCACTATACGTAGCCACTTTGCGCCAGACAACATTGAAGGTGTAAAGGTTGGAGACAAGGTTTATTTCCATGTAACCAATTTGGAGCAGGATTATGATGTGCCGCATGGTTTTGCAATGATCGGTGCCAACAATTCTGAACTGCTCATTATGCCAGGCCAGACCGAAACACTGGTGTGGGAACCGAAGCAGGTGGGCGTGTGGCCGTTCTATTGCACAGACTTCTGCTCGGCCCTGCATCAGGAAATGCAAGGTTACATAAGAGTCTCTCCTGCGGGATCAAGCACAGCCCTTTCGTGGTCGCTTGATGGAGAATAG
- a CDS encoding c-type cytochrome — MRTISSIVAVALVATIVGCGSGETREAPPGTKPESMLKKEEPAGKDLGIGPVKKVDIPETIDEALAAKGKETFEAKCTACHKIGKRFVGPDLTGVVNRREPEWIMNMILNPEVMVKDNETAKALLAEYMSPMANQNLTEEEARSVLEYFRTLK; from the coding sequence ATGAGAACCATAAGTTCAATAGTAGCAGTTGCACTTGTAGCCACCATCGTTGGATGCGGTAGTGGTGAAACCAGAGAGGCACCTCCGGGCACCAAACCCGAATCAATGTTAAAAAAGGAAGAGCCTGCCGGAAAGGACCTTGGAATAGGCCCGGTCAAAAAGGTAGACATTCCTGAAACCATAGACGAGGCATTGGCCGCCAAGGGAAAGGAAACCTTTGAGGCCAAATGCACCGCCTGCCATAAGATAGGGAAACGCTTTGTGGGACCCGACCTGACAGGCGTGGTGAACCGAAGAGAGCCGGAGTGGATCATGAACATGATCCTGAACCCTGAGGTCATGGTAAAGGACAACGAAACGGCCAAAGCACTGCTGGCAGAATACATGTCGCCCATGGCCAACCAGAACTTGACAGAGGAAGAAGCCAGAAGCGTCCTTGAATATTTCCGAACACTTAAATGA
- a CDS encoding fasciclin domain-containing protein, translating to MKTKLSLIGIAGLLMVFVSCDTDRSANSKATASPSLAEQNRPLGQASVVDAASDPNILQVAIGSKDHSTLVAAVQAAQIEHVLVNAGPLTVFAPNNAAFDALPEGTVENLLKPENKETLAGILTGHAAPGSFDVEALKKEARKGRKIYMADGSYLEVTVDGEDVYVAGAKVIGTIQTSNGIINVVDKVILPNS from the coding sequence ATGAAAACAAAACTCTCATTGATCGGAATAGCTGGCTTGTTGATGGTGTTCGTATCATGCGATACCGACCGATCAGCAAATTCGAAGGCTACAGCCAGCCCAAGCCTTGCCGAGCAGAACAGACCACTTGGTCAAGCGTCTGTTGTGGACGCAGCTTCCGACCCCAACATCCTACAAGTTGCCATTGGGTCGAAAGATCACAGCACGCTGGTCGCGGCAGTTCAAGCTGCGCAGATCGAGCATGTTCTTGTAAACGCGGGACCGCTTACCGTATTTGCTCCGAACAATGCCGCGTTCGATGCCTTGCCCGAGGGTACAGTAGAAAACCTTCTGAAACCTGAGAATAAGGAAACGCTTGCCGGTATTCTTACTGGTCATGCTGCACCAGGTTCTTTCGATGTGGAAGCGTTAAAGAAAGAAGCTCGGAAAGGACGGAAGATCTATATGGCTGATGGCTCTTACTTGGAAGTAACGGTTGACGGGGAAGACGTGTATGTGGCCGGGGCCAAGGTGATCGGCACCATCCAAACTTCAAATGGAATAATCAACGTGGTAGATAAAGTCATTCTACCCAATTCATAA
- a CDS encoding helix-turn-helix domain-containing protein encodes MVKHGRVKVYSNYTDNVEVIARFATDGQVIGHRGFGEDFTFSISAVALSDTSVYVLPRTIFENLLKTNNMFCYAFMMFFAEELRRSERMRKNQLNMTVKQRVAQAIRMNMESFGFDASDATLLAYTISRKDMASLANTTYESVIRSLAELQKEGIVAIEGKKLRITNKDALCEMTHCSKDLTA; translated from the coding sequence ATGGTAAAGCATGGCCGCGTAAAGGTCTATTCCAATTACACGGACAACGTGGAGGTAATTGCCCGCTTTGCAACGGATGGTCAGGTGATCGGTCACCGAGGGTTTGGTGAGGATTTTACGTTTTCCATCTCGGCCGTGGCACTTTCCGACACTTCGGTGTATGTGCTGCCGCGAACAATTTTTGAGAATCTGCTCAAGACCAATAACATGTTCTGCTATGCATTTATGATGTTTTTTGCCGAAGAGTTGAGACGGTCTGAGCGTATGCGCAAGAATCAACTGAACATGACGGTAAAGCAGCGCGTGGCGCAGGCCATCCGTATGAATATGGAAAGTTTTGGATTTGATGCATCAGATGCTACGCTCTTAGCATATACCATTTCACGAAAAGACATGGCCTCGTTAGCCAATACTACCTATGAGTCGGTGATCAGAAGTTTGGCCGAACTTCAAAAGGAAGGCATCGTTGCCATAGAAGGGAAAAAGTTGCGCATCACCAATAAAGATGCGCTCTGCGAAATGACGCACTGCTCGAAGGATTTAACTGCGTAA
- a CDS encoding PAS domain S-box protein translates to MPFSPEGSLHLDIQLIKKILEEASDGVLITEAKPFSRPGPKILFVNKAYTAMTGYKEEEVVGKTPRILQGPKTDKKELGRIRECLENGVSYKGELLNYRKNGEEFWTSIHISPILDDTGGIRLWIGIKRDITRMKENEKMLRTYAEQMEDMVEARTNALEDAHVKLSEQYDQLQSSIDYAQRVQRGILTSERELIRICPRSFVFIRPKDKVSGDFIFASQVGDSKIVAVVDCTGHGVPGAFMSLVGHQLLTRIVNEHHHVSPAAILRHLQMELKKLLGKDGQAIQDGMDVALICCDAKREHLVFAGANRPMFIVGANGAEEISGSKKGIGGFLQPSFDATFKEVEIRASRGDMIYLTSDGYYDQIGGSKNKRMRRKGFAELLLEVWMLDEAKQREKFKLHFDDWCNGNEQLDDVAIIGIRM, encoded by the coding sequence ATGCCATTTTCACCGGAAGGGTCTCTGCACCTCGATATTCAGCTTATCAAGAAAATCCTTGAAGAGGCAAGCGATGGTGTTCTCATTACAGAAGCGAAACCTTTCAGCCGACCTGGTCCCAAAATTCTATTTGTCAATAAAGCCTACACCGCAATGACGGGTTACAAGGAGGAAGAAGTCGTGGGAAAAACACCGCGTATCTTACAGGGACCTAAAACGGACAAAAAAGAGTTGGGTAGAATACGTGAGTGTCTGGAAAACGGGGTTTCTTACAAAGGCGAACTCCTTAACTATCGTAAGAATGGAGAAGAGTTTTGGACCAGTATCCATATTTCGCCCATTCTGGACGATACAGGCGGAATTCGACTGTGGATAGGAATAAAGCGAGACATCACTCGAATGAAGGAGAATGAGAAGATGCTAAGAACCTATGCCGAACAAATGGAAGACATGGTTGAAGCGCGTACCAATGCTTTAGAAGATGCCCATGTAAAATTATCGGAACAATATGATCAGCTGCAATCAAGCATAGATTACGCTCAACGGGTTCAAAGGGGCATTCTTACTTCTGAACGGGAATTGATACGGATCTGCCCAAGGTCGTTCGTTTTTATTAGGCCGAAGGATAAAGTGAGCGGTGATTTCATCTTTGCTTCGCAGGTTGGAGACAGCAAAATAGTAGCCGTTGTCGATTGTACGGGTCATGGCGTTCCAGGTGCTTTTATGTCATTGGTCGGACATCAATTGTTGACCCGTATAGTGAATGAACACCACCATGTGTCCCCGGCCGCTATACTTAGACATTTGCAAATGGAGCTCAAAAAGCTTTTGGGTAAAGATGGACAGGCGATACAGGATGGCATGGATGTGGCCTTGATATGCTGTGACGCTAAGCGTGAGCACTTGGTTTTTGCTGGTGCCAACCGACCAATGTTTATTGTAGGAGCCAATGGGGCTGAAGAGATTTCCGGTTCAAAGAAGGGAATTGGAGGTTTCCTTCAGCCGAGTTTTGACGCAACTTTCAAAGAAGTGGAAATCCGGGCAAGTAGGGGAGATATGATCTATTTGACCTCAGATGGATATTATGATCAGATAGGTGGTTCGAAAAACAAACGCATGAGAAGAAAAGGCTTTGCGGAGCTGTTGCTGGAGGTTTGGATGCTTGATGAGGCCAAACAACGGGAAAAATTCAAGTTGCATTTTGATGATTGGTGTAATGGCAACGAACAACTCGATGACGTTGCTATTATCGGCATCAGAATGTAA
- a CDS encoding TonB-dependent receptor, producing MQRLAYTVFLLLLAVSASAQKQDSILFFTKGNITEAVFETEEILVRPTCACIGACSCGAAQKDSYSENRFSRTGDVLTKNGRVALMKRGNFAFEPVLNGMSSDRINLTIDGMKIFGACTDKMDPITSYVEPNNMKSVSVQHGTAGSMFGSSLGGSVNMETNGAQINPNKPISGEVGAGFQSAALSANALFSLNYSRKNWAVLANGVYRKFQNYRAGNGKTIQFTQFEKWNGSISAKYMPTDKDVIRIDYIMDEGYNIGYAALPMDVLYAKAKIYSLTYQHYPSQKWFEKLETKVYGNSVGHAMDDTKRPNVVMHMDMPGSTRTYGGYANGDFQFGKHEITVRLDGYHTNARAEMTMYPDNEAPMFMLTWPDVDKLDFGLFVQDEIALNENRKLSFNGRLEYLNTSVKDEFGIQQASVFNQDISDTDHRLLKSVNLSFAQRFKKSVSAWITAGYAERSPSVTEQYAFYIFNAYDGFDYIGNQDVKNEKAVQADIGLEWKHKKANIRLTGFYYHMFDYILGAKDSSLDAMTIGANGVKVSRNIDWALMTGGNLEMSYRPLKWLEISNVSSYIFGNTHNGDPLPLVPPFKNVTSVKWNHKQGFVAAECETAAAQNRVNPEFGEMKTPAYAIINLRASYFFRFGKRRLTLNAGIENLLDTYYRTHLTWGGIPQPGINGYLNVSFTF from the coding sequence ATGCAACGGTTGGCGTACACGGTTTTCTTGCTCCTTCTTGCCGTTTCGGCAAGTGCCCAAAAACAGGACAGCATTCTGTTTTTCACCAAAGGCAATATTACCGAGGCTGTTTTCGAAACAGAGGAGATCCTGGTACGGCCAACCTGTGCATGCATCGGTGCGTGTTCATGCGGAGCAGCGCAGAAAGACAGCTATTCCGAAAACCGTTTTTCACGTACGGGTGACGTTCTTACCAAAAATGGACGTGTGGCATTGATGAAACGCGGCAATTTTGCGTTCGAACCTGTTCTGAACGGAATGTCATCCGACCGTATCAATCTTACAATTGATGGAATGAAGATCTTCGGTGCGTGCACGGACAAGATGGATCCGATCACATCTTACGTGGAACCTAATAACATGAAATCAGTTTCGGTTCAGCACGGGACCGCAGGTAGCATGTTCGGCTCCAGTTTAGGTGGAAGTGTGAACATGGAAACCAACGGAGCACAGATCAACCCGAACAAGCCGATAAGTGGCGAGGTCGGTGCGGGGTTTCAATCGGCCGCTTTGAGTGCCAACGCACTTTTCTCCTTGAACTATAGCAGAAAGAATTGGGCAGTTCTTGCCAATGGTGTTTATCGCAAGTTTCAGAATTACCGTGCCGGGAATGGAAAGACCATTCAGTTCACGCAGTTCGAAAAATGGAACGGCTCCATCTCTGCCAAGTACATGCCAACAGACAAAGACGTGATCCGTATCGACTACATCATGGACGAAGGCTACAACATCGGTTATGCCGCATTGCCGATGGACGTGCTTTACGCCAAAGCGAAGATCTATAGTCTCACCTACCAGCACTACCCGTCTCAAAAATGGTTCGAGAAACTGGAAACCAAGGTCTATGGCAATTCAGTTGGTCACGCCATGGACGACACCAAACGGCCCAATGTTGTGATGCACATGGACATGCCGGGTTCAACCCGCACCTATGGCGGATACGCCAATGGAGACTTTCAATTCGGCAAGCACGAGATCACTGTAAGGTTGGATGGCTACCACACCAATGCGCGTGCGGAAATGACGATGTATCCGGACAACGAGGCGCCCATGTTCATGCTCACATGGCCAGATGTAGACAAGCTCGATTTCGGTCTATTTGTACAAGACGAGATTGCGCTGAACGAAAACCGGAAACTCAGTTTCAACGGTCGATTGGAATACCTGAACACTTCAGTTAAGGATGAGTTTGGCATACAACAGGCAAGTGTGTTCAATCAGGACATTTCTGATACAGATCATCGCCTGTTGAAGAGTGTGAATCTCAGTTTCGCACAGCGTTTCAAAAAAAGTGTCTCAGCGTGGATCACGGCAGGTTATGCCGAACGTTCGCCATCAGTAACAGAGCAATACGCGTTCTACATTTTCAATGCATACGATGGTTTCGATTACATCGGCAACCAGGATGTGAAAAACGAAAAGGCCGTTCAGGCCGACATCGGATTGGAATGGAAACACAAGAAGGCCAACATCCGGCTCACGGGTTTCTACTACCACATGTTCGATTACATTTTGGGGGCGAAGGACAGTTCCTTGGATGCCATGACCATTGGAGCGAACGGAGTGAAGGTTTCTCGAAACATTGATTGGGCCCTTATGACGGGTGGCAACTTGGAAATGAGCTACCGACCGCTGAAGTGGCTGGAGATCTCGAACGTCAGTTCTTACATTTTCGGTAACACACATAATGGAGACCCACTTCCCTTAGTACCGCCATTCAAAAATGTTACTTCTGTAAAATGGAACCACAAACAGGGTTTTGTTGCAGCTGAGTGTGAAACAGCCGCAGCGCAGAACCGTGTAAACCCTGAGTTCGGTGAGATGAAAACTCCCGCCTATGCCATCATCAACCTGCGCGCAAGTTATTTCTTTCGGTTCGGGAAGAGGCGGTTAACGCTGAATGCCGGAATTGAAAACCTGCTGGACACTTACTATAGAACGCATCTTACTTGGGGTGGCATTCCACAGCCTGGAATTAACGGTTATCTGAATGTGAGTTTTACATTCTGA